In Pseudomonas lalkuanensis, the following are encoded in one genomic region:
- the pcaC gene encoding 4-carboxymuconolactone decarboxylase, producing MDEKERYEAGMKVRRAVLGDAHVDRSLQNLTPFNEEFQEMITRHAWGDIWTRPGLPRHTRSLVTIAMLIGMNREGELKLHLRAAKNNGVTRDEIKEVIMQSAIYCGIPAANATFHLAEAVWDELGVESLQG from the coding sequence ATGGACGAGAAAGAACGCTACGAGGCCGGCATGAAGGTGCGCCGCGCGGTGCTGGGTGATGCCCATGTGGACCGCAGCCTGCAGAACCTGACGCCATTCAACGAAGAGTTCCAGGAAATGATCACCCGCCACGCCTGGGGTGACATCTGGACCCGCCCGGGACTGCCGCGCCACACCCGCAGCCTGGTCACCATCGCCATGCTCATCGGCATGAACCGCGAGGGCGAACTGAAGCTGCACCTGCGTGCCGCGAAGAACAACGGCGTGACGCGTGACGAGATCAAGGAAGTGATCATGCAGAGCGCGATCTACTGCGGCATCCCCGCGGCCAACGCGACTTTCCACCTGGCCGAAGCCGTGTGGGACGAGCTTGGGGTGGAATCGCTGCAAGGCTGA
- the pcaD gene encoding 3-oxoadipate enol-lactonase — protein MPAVRLADGDLNYLLEGPAGKPVLVLSNSLGTDLHMWDAQIPAFTQHFQVLRYDTRGHGKSLVSEGPYSIAQLGADVLALLDALDIEKAYFCGLSMGGLIGQWLAINAPARIERLVLCNTAAKIGAPEVWNPRIDTVLSGGAQAMRDLRDASISRWFTPEFAEAEPAKVEPIVGMLAQTSPEGYAANCAAVRDADYREQLGGISAPTLIVCGSGDPVTTTEHGRFMQERIAGAELVEFQAAHLSNVQAGDAFSQRVLAFLTA, from the coding sequence ATGCCTGCCGTACGACTCGCCGATGGCGACCTGAACTACCTTCTCGAAGGCCCGGCCGGTAAGCCGGTACTGGTGCTGTCCAACTCCCTGGGCACCGACCTGCACATGTGGGATGCGCAAATCCCCGCCTTCACCCAGCACTTCCAGGTGCTGCGCTACGACACGCGCGGCCACGGCAAGTCCCTGGTCAGCGAAGGGCCCTACAGCATCGCGCAACTGGGCGCTGACGTGCTGGCCCTGCTGGACGCCCTGGATATCGAGAAGGCGTATTTTTGCGGCCTGTCCATGGGCGGCCTGATCGGCCAGTGGCTGGCGATCAACGCTCCCGCGCGCATCGAGCGCCTGGTGCTGTGCAACACCGCCGCCAAGATCGGCGCCCCGGAGGTCTGGAACCCGCGCATCGACACCGTGCTGTCCGGCGGCGCCCAGGCCATGCGCGACCTGCGCGATGCCTCGATCTCCCGCTGGTTCACCCCGGAGTTCGCCGAGGCTGAGCCGGCCAAGGTCGAGCCCATCGTCGGCATGCTGGCGCAGACCTCGCCCGAGGGGTACGCGGCCAACTGTGCCGCTGTGCGTGACGCCGATTACCGCGAGCAGCTTGGCGGCATCAGCGCCCCGACCCTGATCGTCTGCGGTAGCGGTGACCCGGTGACCACCACCGAGCACGGCCGCTTCATGCAAGAGCGCATCGCCGGTGCCGAGCTGGTGGAGTTCCAGGCCGCGCACCTGTCCAACGTGCAGGCCGGCGATGCCTTCAGCCAGCGCGTTCTGGCGTTCCTGACCGCCTGA
- a CDS encoding 3-carboxy-cis,cis-muconate cycloisomerase, which produces MNSPSNQLFDAYFTQPAMRSVFSDQGRVQGMLDFEAALARAEASVGLIPADAVAPIEAACKAELYDFAALAHAIATAGNSAIPLVKALGKRVAAQSSEAERYVHLGATSQDAMDSGLVLQLRAATELLEQDLAGLAEALAVQAERFADTPLAGRTWLQQATPVTLGMKLAGVLGAVTRHRQRLAELKPRLFCLQFGGASGSLAALGDQAWPVAEALAREMHLNLPEQPWHTQRDRLVEFASLLGLIAGSLGKLGRDLSLLMQTEAGEVFEPSAPGKGGSSTMPHKRNPVSAAVLIGAATRAPGLVSTMFAAMPQEHERSLGLWHAEWETLPELCCLVSGALQQALLVVPGLEVDAARMRRNLDLTQGLVLAEAVSIALAQRIGRDAAHHLVERCCRQAVKEGTHLHAVLGGNAEVSAQLSAAELDRLLDPAHYLGQARRWVDRALAEHKLFSR; this is translated from the coding sequence TTGAACAGCCCGAGCAACCAACTCTTCGACGCCTATTTCACCCAGCCTGCCATGCGTTCGGTGTTTTCCGACCAGGGCCGGGTGCAGGGCATGCTGGACTTCGAAGCGGCACTGGCCCGCGCCGAAGCGAGCGTGGGTCTGATTCCCGCCGATGCCGTCGCCCCCATCGAGGCAGCCTGCAAGGCCGAACTCTACGACTTTGCCGCCCTGGCCCACGCCATTGCCACGGCCGGCAACTCCGCCATTCCGCTGGTGAAGGCCCTGGGCAAGCGCGTTGCCGCGCAGAGCAGCGAGGCCGAACGCTATGTGCACCTCGGCGCCACCAGCCAGGACGCCATGGACAGCGGCCTGGTGCTGCAGTTGCGTGCCGCCACCGAACTGCTGGAGCAGGACCTGGCCGGCCTGGCCGAAGCCCTGGCGGTCCAGGCTGAGCGCTTTGCCGATACGCCGCTGGCTGGCCGTACCTGGCTGCAGCAGGCCACGCCCGTCACCCTCGGCATGAAGCTGGCCGGCGTGCTGGGTGCCGTGACCCGTCATCGCCAGCGCCTGGCTGAACTCAAGCCGCGGCTGTTCTGCCTGCAGTTCGGCGGGGCGTCCGGCAGCCTCGCCGCCCTGGGCGATCAGGCCTGGCCGGTGGCCGAGGCCCTGGCCCGGGAAATGCACCTCAACTTGCCCGAGCAGCCCTGGCACACCCAGCGTGATCGCCTGGTGGAGTTCGCCAGCCTGCTCGGCCTGATCGCCGGCAGCCTCGGCAAACTGGGGCGTGACCTGAGCCTGCTGATGCAGACCGAAGCGGGCGAAGTCTTCGAACCCTCCGCGCCCGGCAAGGGGGGCTCGTCCACCATGCCGCACAAGCGCAATCCGGTGAGTGCCGCCGTACTGATCGGCGCTGCCACCCGTGCGCCGGGCCTGGTCTCCACCATGTTCGCCGCCATGCCCCAGGAGCACGAACGCAGCCTCGGCCTGTGGCACGCCGAGTGGGAAACCCTGCCGGAGCTTTGCTGCCTGGTTTCCGGTGCCCTGCAGCAGGCACTGCTGGTGGTGCCCGGCCTGGAAGTGGACGCCGCGCGCATGCGCCGCAACCTCGACCTGACCCAGGGCCTGGTGCTGGCCGAGGCGGTGAGCATCGCGCTCGCCCAGCGCATCGGCCGTGACGCCGCCCATCACCTGGTGGAACGGTGCTGCCGCCAGGCGGTGAAGGAAGGCACCCACCTGCACGCCGTACTCGGTGGCAATGCCGAAGTCAGCGCACAACTTTCCGCCGCCGAGCTGGATCGCCTGCTCGATCCGGCCCATTACCTTGGCCAGGCCCGCCGCTGGGTGGACCGGGCCCTTGCCGAACACAAGCTTTTTTCGCGCTAG
- the pcaF gene encoding 3-oxoadipyl-CoA thiolase, which produces MSREVYICDAIRTPIGRFGGSLAPVRADDLAAIPIKALVERNPQVKWDLLDEVFLGCANQAGEDNRNVARMALLLAGLPDSIPGVTLNRLCASGMDAVGTAFRAIASGEMEMAIAGGVESMSRAPYVMGKSDSAFGRTQKIEDTTIGWRFINPLMKAQYGVDAMPQTADNVADDYKVSREDQDLFSLRSQQRAGRAQAEGFFAEEIVPVVIKGKKGETVVDQDEHLRPDTTLEALAKLKPVNEEGKTVTAGNASGVNDGAVALILASAEAVKKHGLTPRAKVLGMASAGVAPRVMGIGPVPAVRKLMERLNLAIGDFDVIELNEAFAAQGLAVMRELGIADDSDKVNPNGGAIALGHPLGASGARLVQTALHQLEKSGGKLGLATMCVGVGQGLALAIERV; this is translated from the coding sequence ATGAGCCGCGAGGTCTATATCTGCGACGCGATCCGCACGCCCATCGGCCGCTTCGGCGGTTCCCTGGCGCCAGTTCGCGCCGACGACCTGGCCGCCATTCCGATCAAGGCCCTGGTGGAGCGCAATCCCCAGGTCAAATGGGACCTGCTCGATGAAGTGTTCCTCGGCTGCGCCAACCAGGCCGGCGAGGACAACCGCAACGTCGCACGCATGGCGCTGCTCCTGGCCGGCCTGCCGGACAGCATTCCCGGCGTGACCCTGAACCGCCTGTGCGCCTCGGGCATGGACGCGGTGGGCACCGCCTTCCGCGCCATCGCCTCGGGCGAAATGGAAATGGCGATTGCCGGCGGCGTGGAGTCCATGTCCCGGGCGCCCTATGTGATGGGCAAGTCCGACAGCGCTTTCGGCCGTACCCAGAAGATCGAAGACACCACCATCGGCTGGCGCTTCATCAACCCGCTGATGAAGGCACAGTACGGCGTCGATGCCATGCCGCAGACCGCGGACAACGTGGCCGACGACTACAAGGTTTCCCGCGAGGACCAGGACCTGTTCTCCCTGCGCAGCCAGCAACGTGCCGGTCGCGCCCAGGCTGAAGGTTTCTTCGCCGAGGAAATCGTCCCGGTGGTGATCAAGGGCAAGAAGGGTGAGACCGTGGTCGACCAGGACGAGCACCTGCGTCCCGACACCACCCTCGAAGCCCTGGCCAAGCTGAAGCCGGTCAACGAGGAAGGCAAGACCGTTACTGCCGGCAACGCTTCGGGCGTGAACGACGGTGCCGTGGCGCTGATCCTGGCGTCCGCCGAGGCGGTGAAGAAACACGGCCTGACCCCGCGCGCGAAAGTGCTCGGCATGGCCAGCGCCGGCGTTGCCCCGCGCGTGATGGGCATCGGCCCGGTGCCGGCAGTTCGCAAACTGATGGAACGCCTGAACCTCGCCATCGGCGACTTCGACGTGATCGAGCTGAACGAAGCTTTCGCCGCACAGGGCCTGGCCGTGATGCGTGAACTCGGCATCGCCGACGACAGCGACAAGGTCAACCCCAACGGCGGCGCCATCGCCCTTGGGCACCCACTGGGTGCCAGCGGCGCGCGCCTGGTCCAGACCGCGCTGCACCAGCTGGAGAAATCCGGCGGCAAGCTTGGCCTCGCGACCATGTGCGTGGGGGTAGGCCAAGGCCTGGCGCTGGCCATCGAGCGGGTCTGA
- a CDS encoding CoA-transferase subunit beta, with protein MSAYTTNEMMTVAAARRLNNGAVCFVGIGLPSKAANLARLTSSPDVVLIYESGPIGAKPSVLPLSIGDGELAETADTVVPTGEIFRYWLQGGRIDVGFLGAAQVDRFGNINTTVIGDYNSPKVRLPGAGGAPEIAGSAKEVLIILKQSHRTFVDKLAFITSVGHGEGGDHRKQLGLPGKGPVALITDLCIMEPEAGTNEFIVTSLHPGVTREQVIENTGWAIRFAAEVGETAAPNETELTALRALEARTAAAHGQQGGEE; from the coding sequence ATGAGCGCCTATACCACCAATGAAATGATGACCGTGGCGGCTGCCCGCCGCCTGAACAATGGTGCCGTCTGCTTCGTCGGCATCGGCTTGCCGTCCAAGGCCGCCAACCTGGCGCGCCTGACCTCGTCCCCGGACGTGGTGCTGATCTATGAGTCCGGCCCCATCGGTGCCAAGCCGAGCGTGCTGCCGCTGTCCATTGGCGACGGCGAGCTGGCCGAGACTGCGGACACCGTGGTGCCCACCGGCGAAATCTTCCGCTACTGGCTGCAGGGCGGCCGTATCGACGTCGGCTTCCTCGGCGCCGCCCAGGTGGATCGCTTCGGCAACATCAACACCACCGTGATCGGCGACTACAACAGCCCGAAGGTACGTTTGCCTGGTGCAGGCGGTGCCCCGGAGATCGCCGGTTCCGCCAAGGAAGTGCTGATCATCCTCAAGCAGTCCCACCGAACCTTCGTCGACAAGCTGGCCTTCATCACCTCCGTCGGCCACGGCGAAGGCGGCGACCATCGCAAGCAGCTCGGCCTGCCTGGCAAAGGCCCGGTGGCGCTGATCACCGATCTCTGCATCATGGAACCGGAAGCCGGTACCAACGAATTCATCGTGACCTCGCTGCACCCGGGCGTGACCCGCGAGCAGGTGATCGAGAACACCGGCTGGGCCATTCGCTTTGCCGCTGAAGTCGGCGAAACCGCAGCGCCGAACGAAACCGAACTGACCGCGCTGCGTGCCCTCGAGGCCCGCACTGCCGCCGCCCATGGCCAGCAAGGGGGTGAGGAATGA
- a CDS encoding CoA transferase subunit A: MAEIISLREAVERFINDGDKVALEGFTHLIPTAASHEIIRQGKKDLHVVRMTPDLVYDLLIGAGCTRKLTFSWGGNPGVGSLHRLRDAVEKQWPNALEIDEHSHADLANSYVAGASGLPFAVLRAYAGSDLPKVNPNIKFIQCPFTGEQLAAVPSVRPDVTVIHAQKADRKGNVLLWGILGVQKEAALAAKRCIVTVEEIVDDLNAPMNACVLPTWALTAVCHVPGGAHPSYAHGYYERDNRFYQAWDPIARNRETFTAWIDEYIRGTRDFSEFQAKIAEAK; encoded by the coding sequence ATGGCTGAAATCATTTCCCTCCGCGAAGCCGTCGAGCGTTTCATCAACGACGGCGACAAAGTAGCCCTCGAGGGCTTCACCCACCTGATTCCTACTGCCGCTTCCCACGAAATCATCCGCCAGGGCAAGAAAGACCTGCACGTGGTACGCATGACGCCCGACCTGGTTTATGACCTGCTGATCGGCGCCGGCTGCACCCGCAAGCTGACCTTCTCCTGGGGTGGCAACCCCGGCGTGGGTTCGCTGCACCGCCTGCGCGACGCCGTGGAGAAGCAGTGGCCGAATGCCCTGGAAATCGACGAGCACAGCCATGCCGACCTGGCCAATTCCTATGTAGCCGGTGCATCCGGCCTGCCGTTCGCCGTGCTGCGCGCCTACGCCGGTTCCGACCTGCCGAAGGTCAACCCGAACATCAAGTTCATCCAGTGCCCGTTCACCGGTGAGCAACTGGCTGCCGTGCCCTCGGTCCGCCCGGACGTCACCGTGATCCACGCGCAGAAGGCCGACCGCAAGGGCAACGTGCTGCTCTGGGGCATCCTCGGCGTGCAGAAGGAAGCGGCCCTGGCAGCCAAGCGCTGCATCGTCACCGTCGAAGAAATCGTCGACGACCTCAACGCACCGATGAACGCCTGCGTCCTGCCCACCTGGGCCCTGACCGCTGTTTGCCACGTCCCCGGTGGCGCCCATCCGTCCTACGCCCATGGCTACTACGAACGCGACAACCGCTTCTACCAGGCCTGGGACCCGATCGCCCGCAACCGCGAAACCTTCACTGCCTGGATCGATGAGTACATCCGCGGCACCAGGGATTTCAGCGAGTTCCAAGCCAAGATTGCGGAGGCCAAGTGA
- a CDS encoding VOC family protein, whose amino-acid sequence MSKRIHTIVPCLWFDDQAEAAANFYVGIFPNSKITAMSRYGEAGRDVHGRPPGSVLTVDFELDGQRFTALNGGPVFKFNEALSFQIHCDDQEELDYYWDRLSAGGDPNAQQCGWLKDRYGLSWQVVPIAMLEMLEDSLSAPSQRAFAAMMQMKKLDIAALQKAFDG is encoded by the coding sequence ATGAGCAAGCGGATTCACACCATCGTCCCGTGCCTTTGGTTCGACGATCAGGCGGAGGCTGCCGCCAACTTCTACGTCGGCATCTTCCCCAATTCGAAGATCACGGCCATGAGTCGCTACGGCGAGGCGGGCCGCGACGTCCATGGCCGGCCCCCGGGATCGGTGCTCACCGTGGACTTCGAGCTGGACGGCCAGCGTTTCACCGCGCTCAACGGCGGACCGGTGTTCAAATTCAACGAGGCCTTGTCCTTCCAGATCCACTGTGACGACCAGGAAGAACTGGACTACTACTGGGACCGGCTTTCCGCCGGTGGCGACCCGAATGCCCAGCAGTGCGGCTGGCTCAAGGACCGCTACGGGCTGTCCTGGCAGGTGGTGCCCATCGCCATGCTGGAAATGCTCGAGGACTCGCTGTCGGCGCCGTCCCAGCGTGCCTTCGCGGCGATGATGCAGATGAAGAAGCTGGATATCGCGGCCTTGCAGAAAGCCTTCGACGGCTGA
- a CDS encoding NAD(P)H-dependent flavin oxidoreductase — MSITQLLGIEHPIIQAPMVGVSTPALAAAVSNAGALGSIGIGASTPAQARAMLAETRALTSRPFNVNLFCHRPALADAEREATWLEHLRPLFAEFGAEPPASIREIYKSFLADPEMVQMLLDERPAVVSFHFGLPSRDWIDALKAAGIVLLASATSLEEARLVEAAGVDAIVAQGIEAGGHRGVFEPEKGDAGIGTLALVRLIARNCRLPVIAAGGIMDGQGIRAVLALGAQGAQLGTAFVPCPESAANAAYRAALKGERAHQTRITAAISGRAARGMVNRLWTDLDTADAPALPDYPNTYDAAKALHAAASAKGCNDFAVQWAGQGAPLAREMPAAELVKVLVEEMHL, encoded by the coding sequence ATGTCCATCACCCAATTGCTCGGCATCGAACACCCCATCATCCAGGCCCCCATGGTGGGTGTTTCCACCCCGGCCCTCGCGGCTGCCGTGTCCAATGCCGGCGCCCTGGGCTCCATCGGCATCGGTGCCAGCACTCCGGCCCAGGCCCGCGCCATGCTGGCGGAAACCCGAGCCCTGACCAGCCGCCCCTTCAACGTCAACCTGTTCTGCCATCGCCCGGCTTTGGCTGACGCCGAGCGTGAGGCCACCTGGCTGGAACACTTGCGACCGCTGTTCGCCGAGTTCGGTGCCGAGCCGCCGGCCAGCATTCGCGAGATCTACAAGAGCTTCCTGGCCGACCCGGAGATGGTGCAGATGCTGCTTGATGAGCGTCCGGCCGTCGTCAGCTTTCATTTCGGCCTGCCTTCCCGCGACTGGATCGATGCGCTCAAGGCAGCCGGTATCGTCCTGCTGGCCAGCGCCACGAGCCTGGAAGAGGCCCGCCTGGTGGAGGCTGCGGGGGTCGATGCCATCGTGGCCCAGGGCATCGAGGCCGGTGGCCATCGTGGCGTGTTCGAGCCCGAGAAAGGCGACGCTGGCATCGGCACCCTGGCGCTGGTGAGGCTGATCGCCCGCAACTGCCGCCTGCCGGTGATCGCCGCCGGCGGCATCATGGACGGGCAGGGCATCCGTGCCGTACTGGCGCTGGGTGCCCAGGGCGCGCAACTGGGTACCGCTTTCGTGCCGTGCCCAGAATCCGCCGCCAACGCCGCCTATCGCGCGGCCCTGAAAGGCGAGCGTGCCCACCAGACGCGCATCACCGCCGCCATTTCCGGCCGCGCCGCCCGTGGCATGGTCAATCGCCTCTGGACCGATCTCGACACTGCCGATGCCCCGGCCCTGCCGGACTACCCGAATACCTACGATGCCGCCAAGGCCCTGCACGCCGCCGCCAGCGCCAAGGGCTGCAACGACTTCGCCGTGCAATGGGCGGGGCAGGGCGCGCCGCTGGCGCGGGAGATGCCCGCGGCGGAACTGGTGAAGGTGCTGGTTGAGGAGATGCATCTGTAG
- a CDS encoding LysR family transcriptional regulator: MDLSSLEIFRAVALEHSVTRAAQRLQRAQSNVTTRIRQLEDELGTPLFLRDGKRMTLTDRGQAFLDYSERLLALADEARQAMHPQQPGGRLRLGSMESTAASRLPGPLSRFHGQCPEVELEVSTGTSQALLEGVLARRLDCALVAWPEDKGPWQEEVASLGLEALPVFEEELLLVLPAGHPPVDGPADVRVNGLAGFAEGCTYRQIAENWLSADGRPQPKVQQVGSYHAILACVAAGSSVGILPRSVLELQREPSRLRQLPLMQVPTLLVWRQGYATASFEAFREVLRNAG; encoded by the coding sequence ATGGATCTATCCAGCCTGGAGATATTCCGCGCCGTGGCCCTGGAGCACAGCGTGACCCGTGCGGCCCAGCGCCTGCAGCGGGCGCAGTCCAACGTCACCACGCGGATCCGCCAGCTCGAGGACGAGTTGGGGACGCCTCTCTTCCTCCGGGACGGCAAACGCATGACCCTGACCGATCGCGGCCAGGCCTTCCTCGACTACAGCGAGCGACTGCTGGCCCTGGCGGACGAAGCGCGCCAGGCCATGCACCCGCAACAACCCGGCGGCCGCCTGCGCCTGGGCAGCATGGAAAGCACCGCCGCCAGTCGCCTGCCCGGCCCGCTCTCGCGCTTTCACGGCCAGTGCCCGGAGGTGGAACTGGAGGTGAGCACCGGCACCAGCCAGGCGCTGCTGGAAGGCGTGCTCGCCCGCCGCCTGGATTGCGCCCTGGTGGCTTGGCCGGAGGACAAGGGGCCCTGGCAAGAGGAAGTCGCCAGCCTCGGACTGGAGGCCCTGCCGGTGTTCGAGGAGGAGCTGCTGCTGGTACTGCCTGCCGGTCACCCGCCCGTGGACGGCCCTGCCGATGTCCGGGTCAACGGCCTGGCAGGCTTCGCCGAGGGCTGCACCTACCGGCAGATCGCCGAGAACTGGTTGTCCGCCGATGGGCGCCCGCAGCCGAAGGTGCAGCAGGTGGGCTCCTACCACGCCATCCTCGCTTGCGTGGCGGCCGGCTCCAGTGTCGGCATCCTGCCGCGCTCGGTACTGGAATTGCAGCGCGAGCCATCCCGCCTCCGCCAATTGCCGCTGATGCAGGTCCCTACCCTGCTGGTCTGGCGCCAAGGCTACGCAACCGCCTCCTTCGAGGCGTTCCGCGAGGTACTGCGCAACGCCGGCTGA
- a CDS encoding GFA family protein, translating to MTESFKAVGGCRCDDNPVRYEYSARPAEVHYCLCTDCTDTCGGAMAIIAVVDRNAFKITANAGKLKCFHSKSTCHRYFCSECGCHMYLHVDSFPDFELVHVPTLDRECDAGGKPDRYVFVRSKHPLLTLPDDGLPRHEGWANSGEPVEWQAG from the coding sequence ATGACCGAGTCATTCAAGGCGGTCGGCGGCTGCCGGTGCGACGACAACCCGGTGCGCTACGAATACAGCGCCCGACCTGCGGAAGTGCATTACTGCCTGTGCACCGATTGCACTGACACCTGCGGCGGCGCCATGGCGATCATCGCGGTAGTGGACCGAAATGCCTTCAAGATCACCGCCAATGCCGGCAAGCTCAAGTGCTTCCATTCCAAGTCCACCTGTCATCGCTATTTCTGCTCGGAATGCGGTTGCCACATGTACCTGCACGTGGACAGCTTCCCGGATTTCGAGCTGGTCCACGTCCCGACCCTGGACCGCGAGTGCGATGCCGGCGGCAAGCCGGATCGCTATGTGTTCGTGCGCTCCAAGCACCCATTGCTGACCCTGCCGGACGATGGCCTGCCACGCCACGAGGGCTGGGCCAACAGCGGTGAGCCGGTGGAATGGCAGGCCGGGTAA
- a CDS encoding iron-containing alcohol dehydrogenase — MDLSHFRMNWNYPTSVRVGAGRIADLDAACRELGMRAPLLVTDPGLAAMPMIDAALRQCRDSGLKAGLFHQIKGNPTGPNVMDGVAAFKAGGHDGVIAYGGGSALDAGKAIALMVGQDRPLWDFEDVGDNASRVNVAGMAPVVAVPTTAGTGSEVGRAAVITDDQAHVKRIIFHARMLPAIVILDPELTVGLPPKITAATGMDALSHSLEAYCSPLYHPMAEGIALEGMRLVKDYLPRATAKGSDVEARLQMLVASSMGATAFQRGLGAMHALAHPLGALYDAHHGLLNAVLMPYVLQANRAHIEGPMARLARYLGLSKAGFAGVLDWVVNLRSELDIPHSLGEIGIDDARIEQVGRMAEVDPSAGTNPVPYDAQTYSRIFEKALHGRL; from the coding sequence ATGGACCTGAGCCACTTCCGCATGAACTGGAACTACCCGACCTCGGTGCGCGTCGGCGCCGGCCGCATCGCCGATCTGGACGCGGCTTGCCGCGAACTGGGCATGCGCGCACCGCTACTGGTCACCGACCCGGGCCTTGCCGCGATGCCAATGATCGACGCGGCCCTGCGCCAATGCCGCGATTCGGGGCTCAAGGCCGGACTCTTCCATCAGATCAAGGGCAACCCCACCGGGCCGAACGTGATGGATGGCGTGGCGGCCTTCAAGGCCGGCGGGCACGACGGCGTGATCGCCTACGGTGGCGGCTCGGCACTGGACGCCGGCAAGGCCATCGCGCTGATGGTGGGGCAGGACCGTCCGCTGTGGGACTTCGAAGATGTCGGTGACAACGCCTCGCGGGTCAACGTGGCGGGCATGGCGCCGGTAGTCGCCGTTCCCACCACCGCGGGCACCGGTTCCGAAGTGGGGCGCGCGGCGGTCATCACCGACGACCAGGCACACGTCAAACGCATCATCTTCCACGCCCGCATGCTGCCGGCCATCGTCATCCTCGACCCGGAACTCACCGTCGGGCTGCCGCCGAAAATCACCGCCGCGACCGGCATGGATGCCCTGTCCCATAGCCTGGAAGCCTACTGCTCGCCGCTTTACCACCCGATGGCCGAGGGCATCGCCCTGGAGGGCATGCGCCTGGTCAAGGACTACCTGCCACGGGCCACCGCCAAGGGCAGCGACGTGGAAGCCCGGCTGCAGATGCTGGTGGCTTCCAGCATGGGCGCCACCGCATTCCAGCGCGGTCTCGGCGCCATGCATGCCCTGGCCCATCCCCTCGGCGCACTCTATGACGCCCACCACGGCCTGCTGAATGCGGTGCTGATGCCTTACGTGCTGCAGGCCAACCGCGCCCACATCGAAGGCCCCATGGCTCGTCTGGCCCGTTACCTCGGGCTGTCCAAGGCGGGTTTCGCTGGCGTGCTCGACTGGGTGGTGAACCTGCGCAGCGAGCTGGATATTCCCCATAGCCTCGGGGAAATCGGCATCGATGACGCGCGTATCGAACAGGTCGGGCGGATGGCGGAAGTCGATCCCTCGGCGGGCACCAACCCGGTGCCGTACGACGCGCAAACCTACAGCCGCATCTTCGAGAAGGCGCTGCACGGCAGGCTCTGA